The following are from one region of the Lacinutrix sp. Bg11-31 genome:
- the cysC gene encoding adenylyl-sulfate kinase has protein sequence MGEKNKFDIISHNYQVDVKGRRALNNHNSFLIWFTGFSGSGKSTIANLVELELHKMGIKTYLLDGDNVRKGLNTDLTFTPKDRTENIRRIAETANLMVDSGLVVLAAFISPYKKDRENIKTIVKAINYIEIYINTSIEICEQRDVKGLYKKARNGEIKNMTGISAPYEAPENPDIEIKTEDGTVKKAVEYILEYIKPKLKYSNE, from the coding sequence ATGGGCGAAAAAAATAAATTTGATATTATTTCACATAATTATCAAGTTGATGTAAAGGGTAGAAGAGCACTAAATAACCATAATTCATTTTTAATATGGTTTACAGGTTTTTCGGGTTCTGGTAAGTCTACAATTGCTAATCTGGTTGAATTGGAATTACATAAAATGGGAATTAAAACATATCTACTTGATGGAGATAATGTAAGGAAAGGATTAAATACAGATTTAACATTTACTCCTAAGGACAGAACAGAAAACATAAGACGAATAGCGGAAACAGCAAATTTAATGGTAGACTCAGGTTTAGTAGTCTTGGCAGCGTTTATTTCTCCTTATAAAAAAGACAGAGAGAATATAAAAACCATAGTTAAAGCAATTAATTATATAGAAATTTATATAAATACTAGTATTGAGATTTGTGAGCAAAGAGATGTGAAAGGGCTTTATAAAAAAGCAAGAAATGGTGAAATAAAGAATATGACTGGAATTTCTGCGCCATACGAAGCTCCAGAAAACCCAGACATTGAGATTAAAACAGAAGATGGAACAGTTAAAAAAGCAGTTGAGTACATATTAGAATATATTAAACCAAAATTAAAATATAGTAATGAGTAA
- the cysQ gene encoding 3'(2'),5'-bisphosphate nucleotidase CysQ: MNNAQLELAIKACLHAGKVIMEVYNSNINVKYKTDKSPITEADERANDIITNLLRSTGIPIISEENKQTDYQIRKKWKSCWIVDPVDGTKEFIKRNGEFTVNIALVTNSKPELGVIYVPVTKTIYFAHVNTNEAFKAELKTHDSSIKDIFNSVTRLQPKIVKSNTIQVVASRSHMNQETLNFIEIIKREGKDVEVVSKGSSLKFCLVAEGKADVYPRFAPTMEWDTAAGQAICNAVGINVISKETNEALLYNKKELLNPWFLVSK, from the coding sequence ATGAATAACGCACAACTAGAATTAGCTATTAAAGCCTGCTTACATGCAGGAAAAGTAATTATGGAAGTTTATAATTCCAATATAAATGTGAAATATAAAACCGATAAATCTCCAATTACAGAGGCTGATGAACGAGCAAATGATATAATTACTAACCTTCTTAGATCTACTGGGATACCTATAATTTCTGAAGAAAATAAACAAACAGATTACCAGATTAGAAAAAAATGGAAATCATGTTGGATTGTAGATCCTGTTGATGGAACAAAAGAGTTTATTAAACGTAATGGAGAATTTACGGTTAATATTGCGTTAGTAACTAATAGTAAGCCAGAATTAGGTGTAATTTATGTGCCAGTAACTAAGACTATTTATTTTGCCCATGTAAATACAAACGAAGCCTTTAAAGCAGAATTGAAAACCCATGATTCTTCAATAAAAGATATTTTTAATTCTGTAACTAGATTACAACCAAAAATAGTAAAGTCTAATACTATTCAAGTAGTTGCAAGTCGTTCACATATGAATCAAGAAACATTAAATTTTATTGAAATTATTAAAAGAGAAGGAAAAGATGTAGAAGTGGTTTCAAAGGGAAGTTCTCTAAAATTCTGTTTGGTAGCAGAAGGGAAAGCAGATGTATACCCTAGATTTGCTCCAACTATGGAATGGGATACAGCTGCAGGTCAAGCAATTTGTAATGCAGTTGGAATAAATGTAATTTCTAAAGAAACAAACGAAGCATTGTTATATAATAAAAAAGAATTATTAAATCCTTGGTTTTTGGTCTCTAAATAG